The Buttiauxella selenatireducens genome has a window encoding:
- a CDS encoding isopenicillin N synthase family dioxygenase, producing MNQTTTQALPILDLLALNGTATDRAAFLKQLRHAARDIGFFYLINHGVSPELQQAVQNEARLFFSLPEEEKQKVAMINSPHFRGYNRAASELTRGKPDWREQFDIGAERPALPVNDAQHGWLRLQGPNLWPESLPTLKPTLLQFQREMTAVALKLLRTFAQALELPANSFDNLYGNKPNEHIKLIRYPGLQATEGNQGVGAHKDSGFLSFLLQDQQQGLQVEVSPDNWIDAAPLPGSFVVNIGELLELATNGYLRATVHRVISPPPGQERQSIAFFLGAQLDAVVPVYALPPELAQHAHGPESDPRNPLLRDVGWNYLKGRLRSHPDVAERYYPDVLRNSTELIA from the coding sequence ATGAACCAAACAACGACCCAGGCCTTGCCAATACTCGATCTCTTAGCCCTTAATGGCACAGCCACCGACAGGGCGGCATTTCTTAAACAATTACGCCATGCCGCTCGTGACATCGGTTTTTTCTACCTGATTAATCATGGTGTCAGCCCTGAACTGCAACAGGCCGTTCAGAATGAAGCGCGACTCTTTTTCTCTTTGCCCGAAGAGGAAAAACAAAAAGTGGCGATGATCAACTCCCCTCATTTTCGTGGTTACAACCGCGCCGCCAGCGAATTAACACGCGGCAAACCAGACTGGCGTGAACAGTTTGATATCGGCGCTGAACGCCCGGCACTTCCGGTCAATGACGCGCAGCACGGTTGGCTGCGATTACAAGGCCCAAATCTGTGGCCAGAATCGTTACCGACTCTGAAACCTACCCTGTTGCAATTTCAGCGCGAAATGACCGCTGTCGCACTCAAACTACTGCGTACTTTTGCGCAGGCGTTAGAACTTCCAGCGAACAGCTTCGATAACCTGTACGGCAATAAACCCAACGAACACATCAAGTTGATTCGCTATCCAGGCCTGCAGGCTACGGAGGGTAATCAGGGTGTCGGCGCCCATAAAGATTCAGGATTCCTGAGTTTCCTGTTGCAAGACCAACAGCAGGGTTTGCAGGTCGAAGTCTCGCCGGATAACTGGATAGATGCCGCCCCTCTGCCTGGTAGTTTTGTGGTGAATATCGGTGAATTGCTGGAGCTTGCCACCAATGGCTATTTACGGGCGACGGTACATCGGGTTATTTCCCCACCGCCGGGCCAGGAACGCCAGTCGATTGCATTTTTCCTCGGCGCTCAATTAGACGCTGTCGTCCCGGTTTATGCATTGCCGCCTGAACTCGCACAACACGCTCATGGGCCTGAAAGCGATCCTCGCAACCCGTTACTGCGTGATGTTGGATGGAATTATCTAAAAGGTCGCCTACGTTCGCATCCCGACGTGGCGGAACGTTATTACCCGGATGTCTTGCGTAACAGCACTGAACTCATCGCTTAA
- a CDS encoding methionine ABC transporter permease: MRSRLAWEDLWPLLLDGTLDTLYMVGLAALFTVIIGLPLGVLLFLTRRDGVLPAPVFNQIIGSVVNVGRSLPFIVLLIALIPFTRIIIGTTLGSTAAVVPITIGAFPFFARVVENALDEVDKGRIEAILSMGGNVWHIIGKVLLPEALPALLAGITLTVVMLIGFSSMAGVIGGGGLGDLAIRYGYQRFNDQVMVGTVVILVVMVQLVQSVGDRLVRRLAHRR, from the coding sequence ATGCGAAGTCGCTTAGCATGGGAGGATTTATGGCCATTACTGCTTGATGGCACCCTCGATACGCTTTACATGGTCGGGCTTGCGGCGTTGTTTACCGTGATTATCGGTTTACCGCTTGGGGTATTACTGTTTCTCACTCGTCGCGACGGAGTGCTACCCGCGCCGGTCTTCAATCAGATTATTGGCAGTGTGGTGAATGTCGGGCGTTCACTGCCGTTTATTGTGCTGTTGATTGCCTTAATCCCATTCACCCGCATTATTATTGGCACCACGTTGGGCAGTACTGCGGCGGTGGTTCCCATTACGATTGGCGCATTTCCGTTTTTTGCGCGAGTGGTGGAAAACGCATTAGATGAAGTCGACAAAGGCCGCATCGAAGCCATTTTATCGATGGGTGGCAATGTCTGGCATATCATCGGAAAAGTGTTGTTACCCGAGGCGCTACCGGCTCTGCTGGCGGGGATCACACTCACAGTAGTGATGTTGATTGGGTTTTCGTCAATGGCGGGCGTGATTGGCGGCGGTGGGCTGGGGGATCTGGCGATCCGTTACGGTTACCAGCGATTTAACGATCAGGTCATGGTCGGCACGGTGGTGATTTTAGTGGTGATGGTGCAATTAGTACAAAGTGTCGGTGACCGTTTAGTACGCCGTCTGGCACACCGACGTTAG
- a CDS encoding MetQ/NlpA family ABC transporter substrate-binding protein, which translates to MKNASFKLAGIALSLTLAFSAHAAETLRIAADAVPHAEILAFVQKLDPNLKLKVVELSNGVNANELLANGDVDANYFQHVPYLRDQEKALGKKFTVAATVHIEPLGIYSHKYKDLKSVPENATIALPNNVTNLSRALYLLQDKGLITLKSEFKDASVNQATPRDIASNPKNLKIVEIEAPQLPRSLDDVDLAVINGNYALEAGLTPSKDALGLESATHNPYANILVTNPNLANDPRIKELAKDLQSPQVAEFIRQQFNGSVIPVATPQS; encoded by the coding sequence ATGAAAAATGCCTCTTTTAAACTGGCAGGGATCGCGCTGTCTTTGACTCTGGCTTTCAGCGCTCACGCAGCAGAAACCTTGCGCATCGCGGCTGATGCAGTACCCCATGCAGAAATCCTCGCGTTTGTGCAAAAGCTCGATCCGAATTTAAAGCTCAAAGTGGTTGAGTTGAGTAACGGCGTAAATGCCAACGAATTGCTGGCGAACGGCGATGTCGATGCTAACTATTTCCAGCACGTCCCCTATTTGCGCGATCAGGAAAAAGCGCTGGGTAAAAAATTCACCGTCGCGGCGACCGTGCATATCGAACCGCTTGGTATCTATTCACACAAATATAAAGACCTGAAGTCGGTTCCCGAAAACGCCACCATTGCCCTGCCGAACAACGTGACCAACTTGAGTCGCGCACTCTATCTTTTGCAGGACAAGGGGCTTATCACGCTGAAATCAGAATTTAAAGATGCCTCGGTGAATCAAGCCACGCCACGTGATATCGCCAGCAATCCTAAGAATCTGAAGATCGTTGAGATCGAAGCACCACAACTGCCGCGTTCGCTCGATGATGTTGATCTGGCCGTAATCAATGGCAACTACGCGCTGGAGGCTGGATTAACGCCGTCGAAGGATGCGCTGGGGCTGGAAAGTGCGACGCACAATCCGTACGCCAATATTCTGGTCACCAATCCAAACCTGGCTAATGATCCGCGAATCAAAGAGTTGGCGAAAGATCTGCAATCTCCACAGGTTGCTGAATTTATTCGCCAGCAATTCAACGGCTCAGTGATCCCGGTCGCCACTCCGCAATCATGA
- the norR gene encoding nitric oxide reductase transcriptional regulator NorR, with the protein MSLSITSLANIAIELQSGISHQDRFARLIRTLRQLLGGDATALLRYEARQFRPLAIDGLAEDVLGRRFDLDAHPRLEAIARAGDVVRFPADSELPDPYDGLIPDHTDLKVHACLGLPLFADQNLIGALTVDGMDPLQFDHFSDEELRLISVLAAGALNNAMLMEQLENQTPAVTMLPAAGKTSSTEMVGLSAGIMQLKKEIEIVAGSDLNVLITGETGVGKELVARAIHSGSARAANPLVYLNCAALPESVAESELFGHVKGAFTGAIHHRTGKFEMADNGTLFLDEIGELPLTLQAKLLRVLQYGDIQRVGDDSSQRVNVRVLAATNRDLKQHVLAGEFRADLFHRLSVFPLHVPPLRERGDDITLLAGFFCEQSRVKMGLKQVALSDAARDLLRRYDWPGNIRELEHALYRATVLARSGKPDGEVWLQPQHFQLSEADTKPADIQGATVPVVDNLRTATDDFQRQIIISTLDANAGNWAASARQLQLDVANLHRLAKRLGVK; encoded by the coding sequence ATGAGCCTGTCTATTACTTCCCTTGCCAATATTGCTATCGAACTGCAAAGCGGCATTTCACATCAGGATCGCTTTGCCCGTTTGATTCGCACCCTGCGCCAGCTTTTAGGTGGTGATGCGACGGCGTTGCTGCGTTACGAAGCGCGGCAATTTCGCCCGTTGGCCATTGATGGGCTGGCGGAAGATGTGCTCGGACGGCGCTTCGATTTAGATGCACATCCACGTCTGGAGGCTATTGCGCGGGCAGGGGATGTGGTGCGGTTCCCGGCAGATAGCGAGCTGCCCGATCCTTACGATGGGCTTATTCCCGATCACACCGATTTAAAAGTGCATGCTTGCCTCGGTCTGCCGTTGTTTGCCGATCAAAACCTGATTGGTGCGTTAACCGTCGATGGTATGGACCCTTTGCAGTTCGATCATTTCAGTGATGAAGAGTTACGTTTGATAAGCGTTCTGGCGGCAGGTGCATTGAATAATGCGATGCTAATGGAACAACTTGAAAATCAAACGCCTGCTGTAACCATGCTTCCCGCTGCCGGTAAAACCAGCAGCACCGAAATGGTCGGGTTATCTGCGGGAATTATGCAGCTTAAGAAAGAGATCGAAATCGTCGCCGGTTCCGATCTCAATGTGCTGATCACCGGGGAAACGGGCGTCGGCAAAGAGCTGGTGGCGCGGGCAATTCACAGTGGTTCGGCGCGTGCCGCCAATCCTCTGGTGTATCTCAACTGTGCGGCGTTGCCGGAAAGTGTGGCGGAGAGCGAACTGTTCGGCCACGTAAAAGGGGCCTTTACCGGGGCTATTCACCATCGAACGGGCAAATTTGAGATGGCAGATAACGGCACTCTTTTTCTGGATGAAATCGGGGAGTTGCCGTTAACGCTTCAGGCAAAATTGCTGCGCGTTTTACAGTATGGCGATATACAGCGTGTGGGCGATGACAGCAGCCAAAGAGTCAATGTGCGCGTGCTGGCGGCGACCAATCGTGATCTCAAACAGCATGTGTTGGCAGGGGAATTTCGCGCCGATTTGTTCCACCGTTTAAGTGTGTTTCCGCTCCATGTTCCCCCATTGCGCGAACGAGGTGACGATATCACGCTATTGGCGGGGTTTTTCTGCGAGCAAAGCCGCGTAAAAATGGGGCTTAAACAGGTGGCGTTGAGCGATGCTGCACGTGATTTACTGCGTCGTTACGACTGGCCAGGGAACATTCGCGAGCTGGAACATGCGCTTTACCGCGCGACCGTGTTAGCGCGTTCAGGCAAGCCGGACGGTGAAGTCTGGCTTCAACCGCAACATTTTCAACTGAGCGAAGCCGATACCAAACCGGCTGACATTCAGGGTGCAACAGTGCCGGTGGTGGATAATTTGCGTACCGCGACCGACGATTTCCAGCGCCAGATTATTATCAGTACGCTGGATGCCAACGCCGGAAACTGGGCGGCGAGTGCCAGACAGCTACAATTAGATGTTGCCAATTTACACCGCCTGGCAAAACGCCTTGGCGTGAAATAG
- a CDS encoding PTS transporter subunit EIIC yields the protein MGTRDAINNIIHLIGGADNISKAWHCMTRLRFSLIDENKIDQSEIKKIPGVLGAQIQSDQFQIIIGPQVNSWYEQLTQVLGSAPEQTAPAQQKKARKSLVSMFMDTVSGVFGPIVPAIAGAGMIKGLLAGLIALKMVSAKSDTVIVIDLIASGVFYFLPFFLAISAARIFKTNEYLAAAVAACLMYPSLIEAAKALATHSPNAVDAFYFLNVVPVSVFNYASSVIPVIFSVLALSYIHRWVDKIMPDILKTVFTPTLTLFLAALVALVVIGPMGIYLGKALAWFIEGLFGVSASFAGLVVGAIRPVAILTGMHHAMTPIALQNFTDRGYDMLMPMMFMANMAIAGSTFAIWKQSKSREERAVVLPAAISALLGITEPALFGVLTRYKKAFIAATVASSIASAFIAFFGVRLYGYILSSIFSLPAYIGQYFIFALLGVALALGLSFTMTMLLVREKAE from the coding sequence ATGGGGACTCGTGATGCCATTAATAATATTATTCACCTGATAGGTGGTGCAGATAATATTAGTAAAGCCTGGCACTGTATGACGCGCTTGCGCTTCTCTTTGATTGACGAAAATAAAATTGATCAGTCTGAGATTAAAAAAATCCCCGGTGTTTTAGGGGCGCAAATTCAGAGCGATCAATTCCAGATTATTATTGGCCCGCAGGTAAACAGTTGGTACGAACAATTGACTCAAGTGCTCGGTTCCGCTCCTGAACAAACCGCGCCAGCCCAGCAAAAGAAAGCACGTAAGAGCCTGGTATCGATGTTTATGGATACGGTGTCAGGTGTGTTTGGTCCGATTGTTCCCGCGATTGCGGGTGCCGGGATGATTAAAGGCCTGCTGGCGGGGCTGATCGCACTGAAAATGGTTTCAGCGAAAAGCGACACCGTGATCGTTATCGATTTGATTGCGAGCGGCGTGTTCTACTTTTTGCCATTTTTCCTGGCGATTTCTGCCGCGCGTATCTTCAAAACCAATGAGTATCTGGCCGCTGCGGTTGCTGCATGTTTGATGTATCCGTCGCTGATTGAAGCGGCGAAGGCGCTGGCAACGCATTCACCTAATGCCGTCGATGCGTTCTATTTCCTGAACGTCGTGCCTGTTTCGGTGTTTAACTACGCTTCAAGCGTTATCCCGGTTATTTTCTCGGTCCTGGCACTGAGTTACATCCATCGCTGGGTGGATAAAATAATGCCAGATATTTTGAAAACCGTGTTTACCCCAACGCTCACCCTGTTTCTCGCCGCATTGGTCGCGCTGGTGGTGATTGGGCCGATGGGGATTTATCTGGGCAAGGCGCTGGCGTGGTTTATCGAAGGTTTGTTTGGTGTCTCAGCAAGTTTTGCCGGTCTGGTTGTCGGGGCGATTCGCCCGGTGGCCATTTTGACGGGGATGCATCACGCGATGACGCCAATCGCCCTGCAAAACTTTACTGACCGTGGTTACGACATGCTGATGCCAATGATGTTTATGGCCAATATGGCGATTGCAGGCTCCACTTTTGCTATCTGGAAGCAGAGCAAATCACGTGAAGAGCGTGCGGTAGTTCTGCCTGCGGCGATTTCGGCTCTGCTGGGGATTACGGAACCTGCGCTGTTCGGCGTTCTGACTCGCTATAAAAAAGCGTTTATTGCCGCAACGGTGGCAAGTTCCATCGCTTCGGCATTCATCGCCTTCTTCGGTGTGCGTTTGTATGGCTATATTTTATCGAGCATTTTTAGCCTGCCTGCTTATATTGGTCAGTATTTTATCTTTGCACTACTGGGCGTGGCGCTGGCACTAGGGTTGTCGTTTACCATGACGATGTTGTTGGTGCGCGAAAAGGCTGAGTGA
- a CDS encoding methionine ABC transporter ATP-binding protein, whose amino-acid sequence MITLERLSKVYAGAGQPALDDISLTVPDGAIYGILGRSGAGKSTLIRCLNLLERPTSGRILMNGVDITTLDNRELRTHRQRTGMVFQHFNLIHARTVADNIAVPLEITGQRREVRQKRIAELLELVGLSDKAQAFPSQLSGGQKQRVGIARALAAHPDVLLCDEATSALDSETTASVLALLMDINRKLGVTIVLITHQLEVVKAICDHAALLENGRLIESGSLSELLATPYSRLRQALLPGDAAEQAFLRRIGVSGRVLCEVA is encoded by the coding sequence ATGATTACCCTCGAGCGGCTGAGCAAAGTGTACGCCGGAGCAGGCCAACCGGCACTGGACGATATCTCGCTAACCGTACCGGATGGCGCAATCTACGGCATTCTCGGGCGCAGTGGCGCCGGGAAAAGTACCTTGATTCGCTGCTTAAACTTACTGGAACGGCCCACATCGGGCCGTATTCTGATGAATGGAGTGGATATCACCACGCTTGATAACCGTGAATTGCGCACTCATCGCCAGCGCACCGGCATGGTGTTCCAGCACTTCAATCTGATTCATGCACGCACTGTGGCTGACAACATTGCCGTGCCGCTGGAAATCACCGGCCAGCGGCGTGAGGTTCGCCAGAAACGCATTGCAGAACTGCTCGAGTTAGTCGGCCTGAGCGATAAAGCGCAGGCTTTCCCCTCACAGCTTTCTGGTGGGCAAAAGCAACGCGTCGGCATCGCTCGGGCGCTTGCCGCGCACCCTGATGTCTTGCTTTGTGACGAAGCAACCAGCGCATTAGACAGCGAAACCACCGCTTCTGTGCTGGCACTATTAATGGATATCAACCGTAAGCTGGGGGTCACGATTGTGCTGATTACTCATCAACTGGAGGTCGTGAAAGCGATTTGCGATCACGCAGCGCTACTGGAAAACGGCAGGCTAATTGAAAGCGGTTCATTATCAGAATTGCTGGCTACCCCCTATTCCCGTCTTCGTCAGGCATTGCTGCCTGGCGACGCCGCCGAACAAGCATTTTTACGCCGGATTGGCGTATCCGGGAGAGTGTTATGCGAAGTCGCTTAG
- a CDS encoding EAL domain-containing protein translates to MTSRKLISLVSGILILAVLLPILLSIYLAHRKAEQAFHNELNEFANHALMRTGQVIDDAISAVDDINRFKDPTCSHAHAEAMRRTALEYRNVQEVMLEKDNRILCSSLESFAYNERLGEPDRIGEHGFSAWYTTPPIPGFKRKMIFIGKAPHIALVDPMSFIDVLPFGSYTLNIAMVGLGKNELIATNSTYISDDWRKPLAQGAEEFQSDNNIYVIRRDDNLGLAMIAWASVEPLTEAWYQQLYIWLPVGLIISFVTGWFLLRVLRRLLSPQNRLMDAIKNHELRVVYQPIVNLESGESVGAEALIRWQQQDGTMLTPDVFIPLAEHTGLVTQLTEQVIELIFLELGEWLHQHPDYHISVNLGTRDVRSLHILEVIIPYLSRYSVKPGQIAFEITERGFADPKVTAPIIAQYREAGHAIYIDDFGTGYSSLSYLQDLDVDILKIDKSFVDAIGYKNITPHIIEMANSLGILMVAEGIETPVQATWLRTQGVQYGQGWLFSKALPKDKFIEWVANYSARG, encoded by the coding sequence ATGACGTCCCGAAAGCTCATCAGCCTGGTCAGTGGCATACTTATTTTGGCCGTATTGCTTCCCATTTTGTTGAGCATTTATCTTGCTCATCGTAAGGCTGAACAAGCATTTCATAATGAATTGAATGAATTTGCCAACCACGCTTTGATGCGTACCGGGCAAGTCATCGACGACGCTATTTCTGCCGTTGACGATATTAACCGCTTTAAAGACCCAACCTGCTCTCATGCACACGCTGAAGCCATGCGCCGTACCGCCCTTGAATATCGCAATGTGCAAGAAGTGATGCTTGAAAAAGATAACCGTATTCTGTGCAGTTCACTGGAATCCTTTGCCTACAATGAACGGTTAGGCGAACCTGATCGCATCGGTGAACACGGCTTTAGTGCGTGGTATACCACTCCACCGATACCGGGTTTTAAACGCAAGATGATTTTTATCGGCAAAGCGCCGCATATTGCGTTAGTCGACCCAATGTCATTTATTGATGTGCTTCCTTTTGGAAGTTATACGCTCAATATTGCGATGGTGGGTCTGGGTAAAAACGAACTTATCGCCACAAACAGTACCTATATTTCAGATGACTGGCGCAAGCCGCTGGCACAGGGCGCAGAAGAGTTTCAAAGCGATAATAATATCTATGTCATTCGTCGGGATGACAATCTTGGCCTGGCCATGATCGCCTGGGCATCAGTGGAACCGCTGACCGAAGCCTGGTACCAGCAACTCTATATTTGGCTACCTGTGGGATTAATCATCAGCTTCGTCACGGGATGGTTCTTACTTCGTGTTTTACGTCGGCTGTTATCGCCTCAAAATCGTTTGATGGATGCCATCAAAAACCATGAGTTACGCGTGGTTTACCAGCCTATAGTGAATCTTGAAAGTGGCGAAAGTGTCGGTGCAGAAGCATTAATTCGCTGGCAGCAGCAAGACGGTACCATGCTTACTCCGGATGTATTTATTCCGCTGGCAGAACATACCGGCCTGGTCACGCAATTAACAGAGCAAGTCATTGAACTGATATTCCTCGAACTAGGCGAGTGGCTTCACCAACATCCTGATTATCATATTTCAGTTAATTTAGGCACCCGCGATGTCCGGAGTTTACATATACTGGAAGTCATCATCCCTTATTTGTCACGTTACTCCGTCAAGCCGGGCCAAATAGCATTTGAAATTACCGAGCGTGGTTTTGCCGATCCGAAAGTGACCGCGCCGATAATTGCACAATATCGCGAGGCTGGTCATGCAATCTATATTGATGATTTTGGCACCGGCTATTCTAGCCTGAGTTATTTGCAGGATCTTGATGTCGATATTCTGAAAATAGATAAGTCATTTGTAGACGCGATTGGATATAAAAATATCACTCCGCATATCATTGAAATGGCCAACTCTTTGGGGATTTTAATGGTCGCCGAGGGGATCGAAACCCCCGTCCAGGCCACCTGGTTACGTACTCAGGGTGTGCAGTACGGCCAGGGCTGGTTGTTCAGTAAAGCCCTGCCAAAAGATAAGTTCATCGAATGGGTCGCAAACTATAGCGCCAGGGGATAA
- a CDS encoding GntR family transcriptional regulator, producing MKKKEFVIQDLLSKIYQHNDSQRRKLPPERQLAEEYDVSRFTIRKALERLVSIGVVEIIQGSGIWINTQARNNPLVYNSITEKRFDQMAFRMVNLHKKLPNRDEQQVFGVDENAYIWQFCRLRYVDNQKVQIEISRMPVQDFPDLNQQVIERSIQQYVLSKGFRISHLLTSYQAVSISKEQAALLECKKGIPAMHIINRGILEGGRVFEISEIVDINYSCTYVIPYNHDNLAWRQGTQGV from the coding sequence ATGAAGAAAAAAGAGTTTGTTATCCAGGATTTGTTGAGCAAAATTTATCAGCATAATGATTCGCAACGACGCAAATTACCCCCAGAGCGTCAGCTTGCAGAAGAATATGATGTTTCGCGTTTCACTATTCGCAAAGCCCTGGAAAGGCTGGTGAGTATTGGGGTGGTTGAAATTATTCAGGGGTCCGGGATTTGGATTAACACACAAGCCCGTAATAACCCGCTGGTATATAACTCCATTACCGAAAAACGTTTTGATCAGATGGCTTTTCGTATGGTCAATCTGCATAAAAAGCTACCGAATCGCGATGAGCAGCAAGTCTTTGGTGTGGATGAAAATGCGTACATCTGGCAGTTTTGCCGTTTGCGATATGTCGATAATCAAAAGGTGCAAATTGAGATTTCACGAATGCCCGTGCAGGATTTCCCCGATCTTAATCAGCAAGTGATTGAACGATCCATTCAACAATATGTGCTCAGTAAAGGATTTCGAATTTCGCACCTGCTAACCAGTTATCAGGCCGTATCGATTAGCAAGGAACAGGCAGCATTACTGGAATGTAAAAAAGGGATCCCGGCGATGCATATCATCAACCGCGGGATCCTCGAAGGGGGACGAGTATTTGAAATCAGCGAAATCGTCGATATCAATTATTCCTGTACTTACGTCATCCCCTATAACCATGACAATTTGGCCTGGCGGCAGGGCACTCAGGGAGTATGA
- the norV gene encoding anaerobic nitric oxide reductase flavorubredoxin, whose product MAILVKNNIHWVGQRDWEVRDFHGTEYKTLRGSSYNSYLIREEKNVLIDTVDHKFSREFVQNLRSEIDLADIDCIIINHAEEDHAGALTELMSCIPDTPIYCTANAIDSITGHHHHPEWNFNVVKTGDSIDIGNGKQLIFVETPMLHWPDSMMTYMTGDAVLFSNDAFGQHYCDERLFNDEVDQSELFEQCQRYYANILTPFSRLVTPKITEILGFNLPVDMIATSHGVVWRDNPTQIVEMYLKWAADYQEDRVTIFYDTMSNNTRMMADAIAQGINEVDPSVAVKIFNVARSDKNDILTNVFRSKGVLVGTSTMNNVMMPKIAGLVEEMTGLRFRNKRASAFGSHGWSGGAVDRLSTRLQDAGFEMSMSLKAKWRPDLDALEVCRQHGREIARQWALTPLVSTPAAPQQVNVAEVKTCADLGPQMQCSVCQWIYDPATGEPMQDVAPGTPWSEVPDTFLCPECSLGKDVFDVLATEAK is encoded by the coding sequence ATGGCTATTTTAGTAAAAAACAACATTCATTGGGTTGGCCAACGTGACTGGGAAGTGCGTGATTTCCACGGCACCGAATACAAAACGCTGCGTGGCAGCAGCTACAATAGCTATCTTATCCGTGAAGAAAAAAATGTGCTGATCGACACCGTCGACCACAAATTCAGCCGCGAGTTTGTGCAGAACTTACGTAGCGAAATCGACCTGGCTGATATTGATTGCATCATCATCAACCATGCGGAAGAAGACCACGCGGGCGCACTGACGGAGTTGATGTCCTGCATCCCGGATACCCCAATTTACTGTACGGCTAACGCCATTGATTCCATTACCGGCCATCATCACCATCCTGAATGGAACTTCAACGTGGTGAAAACCGGTGACAGCATCGATATCGGTAACGGTAAACAATTGATCTTCGTTGAAACCCCAATGCTGCACTGGCCTGACAGCATGATGACCTATATGACAGGCGACGCGGTGCTGTTCAGTAATGACGCCTTCGGCCAGCACTATTGCGATGAACGCCTGTTCAATGACGAAGTCGATCAAAGCGAGCTGTTCGAACAGTGCCAGCGCTACTACGCCAACATCCTGACGCCGTTCAGCCGCCTGGTGACGCCGAAAATTACCGAGATCCTTGGCTTTAATCTGCCGGTGGATATGATTGCCACTTCCCACGGTGTGGTATGGCGCGATAACCCAACTCAGATTGTCGAAATGTACCTGAAATGGGCGGCAGATTATCAGGAAGACAGAGTCACGATTTTCTACGACACCATGTCCAACAATACCCGCATGATGGCTGACGCCATTGCTCAGGGGATTAACGAAGTTGACCCCAGTGTGGCGGTAAAAATCTTTAACGTGGCCCGTAGCGACAAAAATGACATTCTCACCAACGTCTTCCGTTCCAAGGGCGTGCTGGTCGGCACCTCCACCATGAACAACGTGATGATGCCAAAAATTGCCGGACTGGTTGAGGAAATGACCGGCCTGCGTTTCCGTAATAAACGTGCCAGCGCCTTCGGTTCTCACGGCTGGAGCGGCGGCGCGGTAGACCGCCTCTCTACCCGCTTACAGGATGCGGGTTTTGAAATGTCGATGAGCCTGAAAGCCAAATGGCGTCCGGACCTCGACGCGCTGGAAGTCTGCCGCCAGCATGGCCGCGAAATTGCTCGTCAGTGGGCGCTGACTCCGCTGGTTTCAACACCTGCTGCTCCACAGCAAGTAAACGTTGCTGAAGTGAAAACCTGCGCCGATTTAGGTCCACAAATGCAGTGCAGCGTTTGCCAGTGGATTTACGATCCCGCCACCGGCGAGCCAATGCAGGACGTCGCACCAGGCACCCCGTGGAGCGAAGTGCCGGATACCTTCCTGTGCCCGGAATGCTCGCTCGGCAAAGACGTGTTTGATGTACTGGCAACGGAGGCAAAATGA